One Branchiostoma floridae strain S238N-H82 chromosome 1, Bfl_VNyyK, whole genome shotgun sequence genomic region harbors:
- the LOC118429327 gene encoding transmembrane protein 223-like, translating into MAFRLLTVFSRTSLMKPMIYSETFQTSVCKQKHSATWWCNQRTVSSLLSNNRRFYDSRRQYQTDTNISKDVTLYHYERAGYYRRLGIFGIAQVVFWVYLAHLTYTTWRPERPEGRERQKDPAREGTVPKETFLRRRLENMSGYVTGNKWRNGIIGLCLVAGSAITFLCFVFPLRAVNRVVLQRGGQNVRFLTYAPFGLTRAFTVPLAHVSAAQGRGGTPSQIPVKVKGHSFFYVLDKQGKISNTRLFDFTIGVSRTF; encoded by the exons ATGGCCTTTAGACTGCTCACAGTATTTTCCAGGACTTCTCTGATGAAGCCAATGATCTACAGTGAGACGTTTCAAACCTCTGTGTGTAAACAGAAGCACTCTGCAACATGGTGGTGTAACCAGCGGACAGTTTCTTCACTCTTGTCCAACAACAGAAGATTCTACGACTCAAGAAGACAATATCAGACGGATACGAACATTTCCAAGGACGTGACGTTGTATCACTATGAACGGGCGGGTTACTATCGTCGACTGGGCATATTTGGAATTGCGCAGGTGGTGTTCTGGGTGTACCTGGCACACCTGACATATACCACCTGGAGACCGGAAAGACCCGAGGGTAGGGAGAGACAGAAGGACCCAGCGAGGGAGGGTACTGTACCGAAGGAAACCTTCCTCCGCAGACGGCTGGAGAATATGTCTGGGTATGTCACGGGTAACAAGTGGAGGAACGGCATCATAGGACTTTGTCTTGTAGCAG GATCAGCGATTACCTTCCTCTGTTTCGTGTTCCCCTTGAGAGCCGTCAACCGTGTTGTTCTCCAGCGGGGGGGCCAGAACGTCAGGTTCCTGACCTACGCACCCTTCGGCCTGACACGGGCGTTCACCGTCCCCCTGGCACACGTGTCGGCCGCACAGGGCCGAGGGGGGACCCCCTCACAGATTCCTGTGAAGGTCAAGGGTCACAGcttcttttacgtgcttgacAAACAGGGGAAGATCAGCAACACTCGCCTGTTTGACTTTACTATTGGAGTCAGTAGGACGTTTTAG